In one Macrobrachium rosenbergii isolate ZJJX-2024 chromosome 53, ASM4041242v1, whole genome shotgun sequence genomic region, the following are encoded:
- the Stt3A gene encoding dolichyl-diphosphooligosaccharide--protein glycosyltransferase subunit STT3A, whose translation MSAPVLNYRTRGWLRMSVEKQDTLLKMAVLSLAAVLSFSCRLFSVLRFESVIHEFDPYFNYRTTKFLAEEGFYSFHNWFDDRAWYPLGRIIGGTIYPGLMVTSASIYHVLNWLNITIDVRNVCVFLAPFFSSLTTLVTYHLAKELKGPGAGLVAAVMIAIVPGYISRSVAGSYDNEGIAIFCMLLTYYMWIKAVKTGTLFWSTMAALAYFYMVSSWGGYVFLINIIPLHVLTLMITGRFSHRVYVAYSTLYVIGTILSMQISFVGFQPVSTSEHMGAFGVFGLCQIHAFVDYVRSRLSKVQFEVLFRAVISTVALTGVLALVVLTALGKIAPWTGRFYSLLDPSYAKNNIPIIASVSEHQPTAWSSFYFDLQMLTFMFPVGLYFCFSKLTDENIFIILYGVLSIYFAGVMVRLMLVLAPVMCILSGIAVSSMLSTYMKQIDEVKAEKKKARFEGNYFMRSEIATMFVCIMSIFLVMYTLHCTWVTSEAYSSPSIVLSARGHDGSRIIFDDFREAYYWLRHNTPEDAKVMSWWDYGYQITAMANRTILVDNNTWNNTHISRVGQAMASTEDKAYEIMRELDVDYVLVIFGGLTGYSSDDINKFLWMVRIGGSTDKGAHIKEHDYYTPAGEFRVDKEGSPTLLNCLMYKMCYYRFGQVYTEGGKPPGYDRVRNVEIGNKDFELDVLEEAYTTEHWIVRIYKVKDLPNRGA comes from the exons atGTCTGCTCCGGTTTTGAACTACCGGACAAGGGGATGGCTTCGGATGTCTGTGGAGAAGCAGGACACACTGCTGAAAATGGCTGTTTTGTCATTAGCAGCAGTTTTGT caTTTTCATGCAGACTGTTCTCTGTCTTACGATTTGAGTCTGTTATCCACGAATTTGATCCATATTTCAACTACCGGACAACTAAGTTTCTTGCAGAGGAAGGCTTTTACAGTTTCCACAATTGGTTTGATGACAGGGCTTGGTACCCCTTAGGCAGAATTATTGGAG GTACAATTTATCCAGGCTTGATGGTAACTTCAGCTTCTATATATCACGTCTTGAATTGGTTGAACATTACTATTGATGTGCGCAATGTTTGCGTCTTCCTCGCTCCATTTTTCTCGTCCTTGACCACACTTGTTACCTATCACCTAGCTAAGGAACTCAAA GGCCCTGGAGCAGGATTGGTAGCTGCAGTCATGATTGCTATTGTACCGGGGTATATCTCACGTTCAGTTGCTGGCTCCTATGATAATGAAG gaaTAGCTATCTTCTGTATGTTGTTGACCTACTACATGTGGATTAAAGCTGTCAAGACAGGCACACTTTTTTGGTCTACCATGGCAGCTTTGGCATATTTTTACATG GTATCGTCGTGGGGTGGTTATGTATTCCTCATCAACATCATTCCTTTGCATGTGTTGACACTCATGATAACAGGCAGATTTTCACACAGGGTGTATGTAGCATACTCAACCTTGTATGTCATTGGTACTATACTTTCAATGCAGATATCATTTGTGGGCTTCCAACCAGTATCTACATCTGAACATATGGGT gcCTTTGGAGTTTTTGGACTATGTCAGATACATGCCTTCGTTGACTATGTCCGTTCCCGCCTCAGTAAGGTCCAGTTTGAGGTACTCTTCAGAGCTGTGATATCTACCGTTGCACTAACAGGCGTCCTTGCCTTGGTAGTTCTCACAGCCCTGGGCAAGATTGCCCCTTGGACTGGAAGATTTTATTCCCTTCTTGATCCCTCTTATGCCAAGAACAACATTCCTATTATTGCGTCCGTATCAGAACATCAGCCCACAGCTTGGTCTTCATTTTACTTCGACCTTCAGATGTTGACGTTCATGTTCCCAGTTGGCCTGTACTTTTGCTTCTCAAAGCTTAcagatgaaaacattttcatcattttgtatGGTGTCCTCAGTATTTATTTTGCT GGTGTGATGGTCCGTCTCATGTTGGTTTTGGCACCTGTAATGTGCATCTTGTCAGGTATTGCAGTTTCTTCTATGCTTTCAACATACATGAAACAGATAGATGAAGTAAAGGCAGAGAAGAAGAAGGCCAGGTTTGAAGGCAATTACTTTATGAGAAGTGAG ATTGCTACTATGTTTGTGTGTATCATGTCCATATTTTTGGTGATGTATACACTGCATTGTACTTGGGTTACTTCAGAGGCATATAGCTCCCCTTCCATTGTTCTCTCAGCTCGAGGACATGATGGATCAAGGATTATATTTGATGACTTCAGAGAAGCATACTACTGGTTACGCCACAACACACCAGAG GATGCAAAAGTGATGTCATGGTGGGATTATGGTTACCAAATAACAGCAATGGCAAACCGAACCATATTAGTTGACAATAATACGTGGAACAATACTCATATATCACGTGTTGGCCAGGCAATGGCCAGCACAGAAGATAAAGCCTATGAAATAATGCGGGAACTGGATGTTGACTACGTGCTTGTCATATTTGGCGGCCTCACTGGTTACTCTTCAGATG aTATCAACAAATTTTTATGGATGGTTCGAATTGGAGGCAGCACAGACAAGGGTGCTCACATCAAGGAGCATGATTACTACACTCCTGCTGGAGAGTTTCGAGTCGACAAAGAAGGGTCACCAACGTTACTGAATTGCCTGATGTACAAAATGTGTTATTACAGATTTGGACAAGTTTATACTGAAGGGG gtaAACCCCCTGGTTATGACAGAGTTAGAAATGttgaaataggaaataaagattttgagCTGGATGTTTTAGAAGAGGCCTATACTACAGAACACTGGATTGTTagaatttataaagtaaaagacttGCCCAATAGAGGTGCATAA